TACAGAAGGCAGATACAATGAAGAAGAGAGGGCGTCCCAGGGAACGGTTTGAGTACGATGCAGAAATGCCTGGTATAAACATTACTGAGGATGTAAAGGACAAGATTCGCGAGTCTATAGATATGTTTTATTTAAGTAAAAGCAAACCGACAATAAAGGATACGTATAATCGTATGCTTTCTCGCTATTTTTCAGATATAAGCTACAAGAATGGAGAGAAACAGCCTATCATCTGGGAATCAGATCGGATACCTTCCTATCATCAGTTTTATTATTGGTTCAAACAATTTACAAATACCAAAGATAATATTATAAAACGGGAAGGTGAGCGTGTATTTGCACTGAAATATCGTGAACTACTTGGCGATACAACCGCTGAGGCTTTCGGACCGGGATTCAAATATCAGATTGACGCCACAATTGCCGATGTATATCTGGTCAGTAAAGTAAGCCCTAAATACATTATCGGCCGTCCTGTATTGTATTTGATTATAGATGTGTTTTCGCGAATGGTAGTAGGCATGTATGTTGGTATTGAGGGACCGTCATGGGTTGGAGCGATGATGGCATTCGACAATGTTGTGGCAGACAAGGTGGAGTTTTGTAAGCAGTATGATATTAAAATAAGACCTGAAGATTGGCCGTCGAGCCTTTTGCCGGAAAGGTTACTGGCCGACCGGGGGGAATTTGAGGGCATTTGCCCTGAGTCAATAATAAAAAATCTTGGCATCACAATTGAAAATACACCGCCTTATAGGGGTGATTTGAAGGGTATAGTGGAACGACATTTCCGTACCACTAATGAAAGGATAAAACGGCGTTTACCAGGAGCGGTGAGAAAAGCGGTCAAAGAGCGTGGCGAGGCTGACTACAGGTTGGATGCACAACTCAACATAGAAGACTTTACAAAGGTAATGATTCATGAGGTAATAAGGCACAATACCAGCGTAATGGAACAGTATTCCAAGTCAATGCTTGAGATTAGTGACAATGTCCGTTCAGTGCCTGTTGAAATATGGCAATGGGGTATTGTAAACCGCAGGTGTGGTTTTGTAGCTCGTGATCGTGATTTTGTAAGACTGTCATTGATGCCGAGGGAAAAAGCGGCGATCACGCGTGAAGGTATTAAATTTCATGGGATTTACTATAGCTGTGACATGGCTATCAGGGAAGGATGGTTTATTAATCCTCAAAGGACATCTGTACAAGTAGCCTATGACCCGAGGCGGCTTGATAATATTTATATTCCAGATGATACAGGCAGGGGCTATACGAAATGCTTTCCTGTGGCCAATTCCAAGAAATTTGGGAGTATATCTTATGATGATTATGTCATGCTGCAGAAATATCTTGAAGAAGAAAAGGTTTCTCTAAAAGCAAGCAAGACGCAGCGTGAAATTGATACTGACAGTGAAATACAGAAAATCGTTCGTCAAGCCAAGAAGAGAGCAGAAACCGGTGAGCAGGGCAACATGAGCAAGACTGAAAGGCTGCGAAATATTCGAAGTAACAGGGCGGTTGAGCGAGATTTACGCCATGATGAAGAAAGCTTTGAATTGGGAGCAGAACAGGCAGGGAAAAAGGACGATAACAGGCAACAGACTAAAAAGAATGAAATTGTAGCTTTTTCAGAGGAGAAGAAGAAAAAAACACAAAGTGACTATGAAGATGAAATCCTCGATTTGTTAAAACGTAAAGGGGATGAAAAGATTGGTGGGAAAAAATAGTATTCTATCGGATTATTATGTACTCGTGGGAGACAAGGTTTCTAAACCGGAATACAATAAGCAGTTCCTAACAGAGTATAATGGGAATCCGCTGATAGAGGCCCTTCCACCGATCTTCAGCAAGAATGATGTCCTCATAGAACATATAAAGTATCCGGAAGTACCTGAGCATATAGACCAGGTTCCTGCTGAAA
This Dehalobacter sp. DNA region includes the following protein-coding sequences:
- a CDS encoding Mu transposase C-terminal domain-containing protein, which codes for MNGIIVNKVIRRIKATSEGVDELLRIIWISQDGRFAQYVSLAIDVAMPHPIKISDIQSAFENGFMSDGDDPFARVIDESEIPDSYRAIRERKWQIASYVWEKNTERALLKKERPKLFEEAANIFNVHPMDVRRTMSRFWQRGMVPNALLPDFDKRGLRGVQKADTMKKRGRPRERFEYDAEMPGINITEDVKDKIRESIDMFYLSKSKPTIKDTYNRMLSRYFSDISYKNGEKQPIIWESDRIPSYHQFYYWFKQFTNTKDNIIKREGERVFALKYRELLGDTTAEAFGPGFKYQIDATIADVYLVSKVSPKYIIGRPVLYLIIDVFSRMVVGMYVGIEGPSWVGAMMAFDNVVADKVEFCKQYDIKIRPEDWPSSLLPERLLADRGEFEGICPESIIKNLGITIENTPPYRGDLKGIVERHFRTTNERIKRRLPGAVRKAVKERGEADYRLDAQLNIEDFTKVMIHEVIRHNTSVMEQYSKSMLEISDNVRSVPVEIWQWGIVNRRCGFVARDRDFVRLSLMPREKAAITREGIKFHGIYYSCDMAIREGWFINPQRTSVQVAYDPRRLDNIYIPDDTGRGYTKCFPVANSKKFGSISYDDYVMLQKYLEEEKVSLKASKTQREIDTDSEIQKIVRQAKKRAETGEQGNMSKTERLRNIRSNRAVERDLRHDEESFELGAEQAGKKDDNRQQTKKNEIVAFSEEKKKKTQSDYEDEILDLLKRKGDEKIGGKK